The Negativicutes bacterium DNA segment CTTCGAATTTCTTCCAGTAAAAATCCCCGATTCTGGTTTTGACTGCTTCAATGGCAGATTTATCATTGCTGATTTTCGCATTCAGGCGCGTAACTTCTACCATATCCGCACCACGGTTGGTCACATTTTTAGCCGCTTTGGAAAGTCTGTCAAAAAAAGCCATAATAAACCCTCCCTCGTTTTCTTCCTTCATCTGTCAAAGGTGCGGCTGATGAAACCGCAGGCATCCTTGTTTCTTTTTTTAATTCGCTGTTTCTCCTGTCATTTCCTTCTTGTTCCCGCCTGCTTTGGTGTAATTCCACAAATAAAAAAAAGAAACGGAGTCTTGATTTTAGATGTATATAACGGAATTTACAGCGAAACAGATCCCACAGGCGCAACGTCTGGTTCTGGCTGAATATCGGGTCCTGCAGAGCAAACTGCCCTGGCTGCCGGAAATTACCGCGGCACCCAACCTGGATGATTTTGCCGCCAATCAATTGGGTGTTGCCGCCCTGGAAGGTGGGTGCTTGCTGGGGTTCCTTTGCTGCAGCAACCCTTTCCCGGATGCTTTCCATACCACCGGCGCCAAAGGCAGCTTCACTCCCCTGCATGCGCACGCTGCCATCGAACAGGACAGAGCCGGACTCTATGATCATCTCTATCAGGCAGCCGCCAGAAAATGGGTCGCTGCAGGGATTGTCAGTCATGCAATTTGTTTCTACAGTCACGATCAAGTCAGTCTGGAACAGTTTTTCTGGAATGGTTTTGGCATGCGCTGCCTCGATGCGATCAAAGAGAATACAGCGGTTCCCGATCCGCAGCCTGCTCTGGCTTCGTATTACGAGGTCGCCAAAACCGATTTGACTTCGCTGCTTGCTATGCAGAATCAGCTAATTGCTCATTTGGGTAATTCCCCTTGCTTTATGAAATACGCTGCGATGAGCGAGGAACGCTTCCTGGTTGCCAACGAGGAAAATTACTTTTTTGCGGCGCAAACGCGGGGGAAACCGGTCGCTTATCTGCGCTTCAGCATGGAAGGAGAAAATTTCATCAGTAATTGCGGCAAAGTGATCAATATCTCCGGTGCCTTTTGCCTGCCGGAGTTCCGCGGCAGCGGTATAATTGATCAATTGCTGGATTTCAGCGCCAATTTCTGGTACAGGAGGGGATACCGCCTGCTCGGAGTTGACTGCGAAAGCATCAATCCAACTGCCCGCCGCTACTGGCTAAAACACTTTACTCCATATACTTATTCTCTGGTTCGCCGTATTGATGAAAAAGCGGCCGGCTGCACGGATTTGTTGCCGCAGGGCTAAGCGGACGTTAAAAATAAGGCTCCGGGGTAATCCTGCCTGTCTCTTTGCACAAGTGCGCGTTGACCTTTGAGGATTTTGCCCGGAGTCTTGATTGCATTGAGTCCTATTTTTCTTGTGCCAACGCCAATTCCGCCATAGTACGGGTTGCCATACCGGTAAAACCTTTGCTCATATATGGTTTATCGGCCGAAATGGCGGAAGTGCCGGCAATATCCAGATGTACAAAAGCGGCTTTTTTGATAAATTCAGCTATGATCATACCGCCGGTCTGCATGCCACCGCCGGCGCCGCCGCTGTTCTTCAAATCGGCGACGTCAGATTTATACATCGCCGCATAATCCTCATGCATCGGCATCCGCCAATAGCGCTCGCCGCTGATGGCTGCGGCTTGCTGCAACTCGGCGCTCAGATCATCAGAGGTCGCGAGATAACCGGCATAGACACCGCCAAACGCCCGCGCGCAGGCACCGGTGAGCGTTGCCACATCCACAATTTTCTTGGCTCCCAGCGACTCGGCATAGGCAACGGCGTCAGCCAAAACCAAGCGGCCTTCCGCATCGGTGGAGATAATTTCGATGGTTTTGCCCATCATGCTGCGTACCACGTCCCCGGGCTTCTGCGCCATACCATCCGGCATATTTTCGGTGGCGGCAATCACACCAATGATATTGGCTCTTGGTTTCAGCTTGCCAATGATCTCCATCGCGCCTAAGACA contains these protein-coding regions:
- a CDS encoding GNAT family N-acetyltransferase; the protein is MYITEFTAKQIPQAQRLVLAEYRVLQSKLPWLPEITAAPNLDDFAANQLGVAALEGGCLLGFLCCSNPFPDAFHTTGAKGSFTPLHAHAAIEQDRAGLYDHLYQAAARKWVAAGIVSHAICFYSHDQVSLEQFFWNGFGMRCLDAIKENTAVPDPQPALASYYEVAKTDLTSLLAMQNQLIAHLGNSPCFMKYAAMSEERFLVANEENYFFAAQTRGKPVAYLRFSMEGENFISNCGKVINISGAFCLPEFRGSGIIDQLLDFSANFWYRRGYRLLGVDCESINPTARRYWLKHFTPYTYSLVRRIDEKAAGCTDLLPQG
- a CDS encoding cytosol aminopeptidase encodes the protein NYLTPTTLAERAIKVAAKNGLGVSVLDRDHMQDLGMGCLLGVAQGSAEPPMMIVLKYEGNPGGDILALVGKGITFDSGGISLKPGAGMENMKGDMAGAAAVLGAMEIIGKLKPRANIIGVIAATENMPDGMAQKPGDVVRSMMGKTIEIISTDAEGRLVLADAVAYAESLGAKKIVDVATLTGACARAFGGVYAGYLATSDDLSAELQQAAAISGERYWRMPMHEDYAAMYKSDVADLKNSGGAGGGMQTGGMIIAEFIKKAAFVHLDIAGTSAISADKPYMSKGFTGMATRTMAELALAQEK